In the genome of Sardina pilchardus chromosome 14, fSarPil1.1, whole genome shotgun sequence, one region contains:
- the cryba4 gene encoding beta-crystallin A4, with amino-acid sequence MTHHCTKFSGHWKIIVYDEECFQGRRHEFTSECCNVMEFGFETVRSLRVESGAWVGYEHASYQGQQFVLERGEYPQSDAFGGSNAYHIERMTSFRPIACANHRECRMTIYERENFLGRKGELSDDYPSLQAMGWCNNEVGSLRVQSGAFVCYQYPGYRGYQYIMECDRHCGEYKHFREFGSHSQTPQIQSIRRIQQ; translated from the exons ATGACTCACCATTGTACCAAGTTCTCCGGCCACTGGAAG ATTATCGTGTACGACGAGGAGTGCTTCCAGGGCCGTCGTCATGAGTTCACCTCTGAGTGCTGCAACGTGATGGAGTTCGGCTTCGAGACTGTCCGCTCCCTCAGAGTCGAGAGTGGCGC CTGGGTGGGCTATGAGCATGCCTCTTACCAGGGTCAGCAGTTCgtgctggagagaggagagtaccCTCAGAGTGACGCCTTCGGAGGTAGCAATGCCTACCACATCGAGAGGATGACCTCTTTCAGACCCATCGCCTGTGCT AATCACAGAGAGTGCCGTATGACCATCTATGAGCGCGAGAACTTCCTGGGCCGCAAGGGCGAGCTGAGCGACGACTACCCCTCACTCCAGGCCATGGGCTGGTGCAACAACGAAGTTGGCTCCCTGCGCGTCCAGTCTGGAGC TTTTGTGTGCTACCAGTACCCTGGTTACCGTGGATACCAGTACATCATGGAGTGTGACCGCCACTGTGGGGAGTACAAGCACTTCAGGGAGTTCGGCTCCCACTCCCAGACCCCTCAGATTCAGTCCATCCGCCGCATTCAGCAGTAA